In a genomic window of Rubidibacter lacunae KORDI 51-2:
- the petP gene encoding cytochrome b6f subunit PetP — protein sequence MEIGQKVKVCRLRDRVASDIVDKLGKVGTIADFKMTDGSGVGAVVKFDDRSETWFFGDELEPTG from the coding sequence TTGGAAATCGGACAGAAGGTCAAGGTTTGCCGCCTGCGCGATCGCGTTGCGTCGGATATTGTCGATAAGCTGGGAAAAGTTGGCACCATAGCGGACTTCAAGATGACGGATGGTAGCGGTGTCGGCGCGGTGGTGAAGTTCGACGATCGCTCGGAAACCTGGTTCTTTGGGGACGAGCTGGAGCCGACGGGCTAG
- a CDS encoding Get3/ArsA fold putative tail anchor-mediating ATPase NosAFP produces MAFILTFLGKGGTGRTTVGIAAAKRLAAEGSRVLWATCEPGPTASLLLGATLTNNPQTIAANLSAVRLHAPTLLEQSWEEVKKLEAQYLRSPVLKDVYGQELCVLPGMDRALVLNALREFGASDDYDTIVFDGSGNADTLRMLALPEMLSWYARRSRQLFAESDIGKTISPFLQPIGSAVLNVSWSAEDLVNQQAAPARDANQLLEEGKAALADPRRVAGFLVATQEPGAIASARYLWGSAQQAGLTVGGLLLNRAVDAGAIASQFAPLATTTLPESNDWQVLSDSLPNLREQALHAPRPVEIDVKQRQVRLFLPGFDKKQVKLTQYGLELTIEAGDLRRNLMLPPQLSGQSVKGAKFQDGYLIVTL; encoded by the coding sequence ATGGCATTTATTCTCACGTTTTTGGGCAAGGGCGGTACCGGACGCACCACCGTCGGGATTGCAGCTGCTAAACGTTTGGCTGCCGAGGGTTCGCGAGTTTTATGGGCGACCTGCGAGCCGGGTCCGACTGCGAGCCTGCTGCTGGGCGCGACGTTAACGAACAACCCGCAAACGATCGCGGCTAACTTGAGCGCGGTGCGCCTGCATGCGCCGACGCTCCTAGAGCAGAGCTGGGAAGAAGTCAAAAAGCTCGAAGCGCAGTATCTGCGATCGCCCGTGCTCAAGGACGTATACGGTCAAGAGCTGTGCGTACTGCCTGGCATGGATCGCGCCTTGGTTCTGAACGCACTACGGGAATTTGGCGCGAGCGACGACTACGACACGATCGTATTTGACGGTAGCGGTAACGCAGACACGCTGCGGATGCTCGCGCTGCCGGAGATGTTGAGCTGGTATGCTCGACGATCGCGCCAGCTGTTTGCCGAATCCGATATCGGGAAAACGATCTCGCCCTTCCTGCAGCCGATCGGCAGTGCCGTCCTCAATGTCTCGTGGTCGGCGGAGGACCTTGTCAACCAGCAAGCCGCTCCAGCGCGGGATGCCAACCAGTTGCTTGAGGAGGGCAAAGCGGCCTTAGCCGACCCCCGTCGTGTTGCAGGGTTTCTGGTTGCCACCCAGGAGCCGGGCGCGATCGCGTCGGCGCGATATCTCTGGGGCAGTGCCCAGCAAGCAGGCTTGACGGTCGGCGGGCTGCTGCTAAATCGAGCGGTGGATGCCGGAGCGATCGCGTCGCAGTTTGCCCCCCTGGCAACGACCACACTTCCAGAGTCCAATGACTGGCAGGTGCTGAGCGACTCACTTCCGAACCTGCGCGAACAAGCCCTGCACGCTCCACGGCCGGTGGAGATCGACGTAAAGCAGCGACAGGTGCGCCTCTTTTTGCCGGGATTCGATAAAAAGCAGGTCAAGCTGACGCAGTACGGTCTCGAGCTGACAATTGAGGCCGGCGATCTGCGTCGCAATCTCATGCTGCCGCCACAACTCAGCGGGCAATCGGTCAAGGGTGCAAAGTTCCAAGACGGTTATTTGATCGTGACGCTCTAG
- the chlG gene encoding chlorophyll synthase ChlG, with the protein MSDSPTPEQSTPEQTQEVPAPGAKARQMLGMKGAASGETSIWKIRLQLMKPITWIPLIWGVVCGAASSGSYVWSLECLLQAAACMLLAGPLMTGYTQTLNDFYDRDLDAINEPYRPIPSGAISVPQVVVQVVVLLVAGVVLAYVLDLWAGNEVPTITFTAIGGAFVAYIYSAPPLKLKKNGWLGNYALGASYIALPWWTGHAMFGEMNLTIAVLTLIYSFAGLGIAVVNDFKSVQGDTQLGLKSLPVMFGVGTAAWLSALMIDTFQAGIAGYLIYARENFYAVLLVLLIVPQIAFQDMYFLRDPLKNDVKYQASAQPFLVLGMLVTGLALGHAGI; encoded by the coding sequence ATGTCTGACTCGCCCACACCCGAGCAATCCACACCGGAGCAAACCCAAGAAGTCCCAGCCCCCGGCGCCAAGGCGCGACAGATGCTGGGTATGAAGGGCGCAGCCTCTGGCGAAACGTCGATTTGGAAGATTCGGCTGCAGTTGATGAAGCCGATCACTTGGATCCCGCTGATCTGGGGCGTTGTTTGCGGGGCAGCATCATCGGGTAGCTACGTCTGGTCGCTTGAATGCTTGTTGCAAGCGGCAGCGTGTATGTTACTCGCAGGGCCCCTGATGACGGGCTATACCCAAACGCTCAACGACTTTTACGATCGCGACCTCGACGCCATCAACGAACCCTATCGACCGATTCCGTCGGGCGCGATTTCCGTGCCGCAGGTAGTGGTGCAAGTTGTCGTGTTGCTGGTGGCGGGTGTGGTGCTGGCGTACGTGCTGGATTTGTGGGCAGGCAATGAGGTGCCAACCATAACGTTTACAGCGATCGGCGGCGCGTTTGTTGCATATATCTATTCCGCACCGCCCCTGAAGCTAAAGAAGAATGGCTGGTTGGGGAACTACGCGCTCGGTGCGAGTTATATTGCCTTGCCGTGGTGGACGGGTCACGCGATGTTCGGCGAAATGAACTTAACGATCGCCGTTCTGACTTTGATTTATAGCTTTGCAGGGTTGGGCATCGCCGTTGTTAACGATTTCAAAAGCGTCCAAGGCGACACCCAATTGGGTTTGAAATCCTTGCCGGTTATGTTTGGCGTGGGCACGGCGGCCTGGCTCAGCGCTCTGATGATCGACACGTTTCAAGCGGGTATTGCAGGATACTTAATTTATGCTCGCGAGAACTTCTATGCCGTGCTGTTGGTGCTGCTAATCGTTCCGCAGATCGCGTTCCAGGACATGTATTTTCTCCGCGATCCACTAAAAAATGACGTGAAGTATCAGGCGAGCGCACAACCTTTTTTGGTGTTAGGCATGTTGGTCACTGGCTTGGCACTCGGTCACGCTGGCATTTAA
- a CDS encoding mechanosensitive ion channel family protein has product MSESLETIRDSLQDLIGRAVELIPGILAALIVLALTAYAAKAARDIGSKAGMATANSASLRLLIEQTCYIATWAGGVLFAAILAFPGLQLGDVIAALGLGTVAIGFAFQDIFKNFLAGILLLLQEPFEIGDQIVVSDYEGVVEHIDIRTTSIRTYQGERVLVPNSTIFTNPVQVRTAYSSRRSDLGVGVDYNTPLSDTASLLERIICQVEGVLPEPEPSIDLVCFNDSSIDFVVRYWTLPQMKEVCVVQTRAILAIKREFDRANITIPYPIRTLYYFDQEKYNDYLPAGDGNTTPR; this is encoded by the coding sequence ATGAGCGAGTCACTCGAAACAATTCGCGATAGCTTGCAGGATCTAATCGGTCGGGCCGTTGAGTTAATTCCCGGCATCTTGGCAGCACTCATCGTCCTTGCTCTCACCGCTTACGCTGCTAAAGCTGCCCGGGATATCGGGTCAAAAGCGGGCATGGCCACCGCGAATAGCGCGTCACTAAGGCTTCTGATCGAGCAAACTTGCTACATCGCTACCTGGGCGGGCGGGGTTCTCTTCGCAGCGATTCTGGCGTTCCCCGGTTTACAATTGGGCGACGTGATTGCCGCACTCGGTCTCGGGACGGTCGCAATTGGTTTCGCGTTTCAAGACATCTTCAAGAACTTCCTGGCAGGTATCTTGTTGCTCTTGCAGGAGCCGTTTGAGATCGGCGACCAGATCGTCGTCAGCGACTACGAGGGCGTCGTCGAACATATCGACATCCGCACCACGAGTATTCGCACCTACCAAGGCGAACGCGTCCTTGTGCCCAACTCCACGATCTTCACCAATCCCGTGCAGGTGCGGACTGCTTATTCATCGCGGCGTTCCGACCTCGGCGTCGGTGTCGATTACAACACGCCGCTCTCTGACACGGCCAGTCTGCTCGAGCGCATCATTTGCCAGGTTGAAGGCGTGCTGCCAGAACCGGAACCTTCTATCGATCTTGTTTGCTTCAATGATAGTTCGATCGACTTCGTCGTCCGCTACTGGACGTTACCGCAAATGAAGGAAGTCTGCGTAGTGCAGACGCGAGCAATCTTGGCTATCAAACGCGAATTCGATCGCGCCAATATTACGATTCCTTACCCCATTCGCACGCTTTACTACTTCGACCAAGAGAAATACAACGACTATTTACCCGCAGGTGATGGCAACACTACACCAAGGTAA
- a CDS encoding FKBP-type peptidyl-prolyl cis-trans isomerase, translating into MREIGASLGLVVLCALLTIGAQLWNGGTAIAEEAAPPAAIAQSRVAGENVMLKDAIEADSGLKYIDIVVGEGASPQRGQTVEVHYTGTLEDGTKFDSSRDRGRPFSFKLGVGQVIRGWDEGVASMRVGGRRQLIIPPDLAYGRRGAGGVIPPNATLIFDVELLRID; encoded by the coding sequence ATGCGAGAGATCGGAGCGAGTTTGGGATTAGTCGTATTGTGCGCGTTGCTCACGATCGGCGCGCAGTTGTGGAATGGCGGCACCGCGATCGCTGAGGAAGCTGCACCCCCAGCAGCCATTGCACAGTCACGCGTAGCAGGAGAGAATGTCATGTTGAAGGATGCCATTGAGGCGGATTCGGGTTTAAAGTACATCGATATCGTTGTCGGAGAGGGAGCTAGCCCCCAGCGCGGTCAGACGGTGGAGGTGCACTACACGGGTACGCTAGAAGACGGCACGAAGTTTGATAGCTCGCGCGATCGCGGGCGACCGTTTTCGTTCAAGCTCGGTGTCGGACAGGTGATCCGCGGTTGGGATGAAGGCGTGGCATCAATGCGCGTCGGCGGTCGACGACAGCTCATCATCCCGCCTGATTTAGCGTACGGGCGACGTGGAGCTGGTGGAGTGATTCCGCCCAATGCCACGCTAATTTTTGACGTTGAGTTGCTGCGGATCGACTAG
- a CDS encoding phasin family protein gives MNNDNWIERLLMLGIGTTSLAAEKMREVTDQWVKEGRIDPKHAQEFVNELTERMRSESGNWEENMERQMRNILQDLGVPQQREMDELRGRLDRLERQVRDIENKLWR, from the coding sequence ATGAACAACGATAACTGGATCGAGCGGCTGCTGATGCTCGGCATCGGCACCACTTCATTAGCCGCCGAAAAGATGCGCGAGGTTACCGACCAATGGGTTAAAGAAGGTCGAATTGACCCTAAGCACGCACAAGAATTTGTGAATGAATTGACCGAGCGCATGCGCTCTGAATCTGGAAATTGGGAAGAGAATATGGAGCGCCAGATGCGCAACATCCTCCAGGATTTGGGCGTGCCGCAGCAGCGCGAGATGGACGAGTTGCGCGGACGGCTCGACCGCCTGGAACGCCAAGTGCGAGACATCGAAAATAAGCTATGGCGCTAG
- a CDS encoding TIGR03792 family protein — translation MVVEWLQFRLAPEQREAFIRIDAEIWTPFLAEQVGFISKEVWLDNDRPDELAIAIRWESFEQWFDIPPSEIDRVQVRFDGAFPYPYELLAVRAYQARKFPHR, via the coding sequence ATGGTTGTCGAATGGCTGCAGTTTCGCTTAGCTCCCGAACAACGCGAGGCTTTCATCCGGATCGATGCAGAGATATGGACGCCCTTTCTGGCCGAGCAAGTGGGATTTATTAGCAAGGAAGTCTGGCTCGACAACGATCGCCCCGACGAGCTGGCGATCGCGATTCGTTGGGAGAGCTTCGAGCAGTGGTTTGACATCCCGCCATCCGAAATCGATCGCGTCCAAGTTCGTTTCGATGGGGCTTTCCCCTATCCTTACGAGTTGCTTGCCGTGCGGGCTTATCAAGCTCGAAAGTTTCCACACCGCTGA
- a CDS encoding alpha/beta hydrolase, with protein MSVNRNSWKLGQLMQRMGAGAIAALSVTFSTATPAHAAEEIRVFYGLLGISLQIDSLERYAETGEIDRQLGFYLSRVDEEKQGLFRLALTETRDDLDPLPLYRFFNTPTGEALLTQVGTLVNIPGGINGIHALRAAIVGAALSDEGLTLLNALRRFPTDIEIDAKGLFKAADRVELLAKGTEFAVNVMRDLSQAEAAAGPSVDFDTLPDIRQDGDRGVVADKVVLRDESRDREFYVLTYRPQRWRNGETPVVVMSHGLASNPESFDRHARFLASHGYFVAVPQHPGSDSIQAQALLGGYSRVVYELNEFIDRPADVSFVLDELERRNASEFGGRLNLERVAAFGHSFGGYTVLALGGATINFDQLDIDCGPSFGPNVSLLLQCRALDLPREEYDFRDPRIAAVAALNPVMGVILGRTGLEKVQTPVVIFSGSYDPATPAALEQISTFSFFPETVPSYLGLIEGQAHVDLSEVDAGVAEAIEAAPFVTLPSPDLLDNYTHSMSLAFLEVHLLDNQGFLSYLSSAYATYISQSPKKLLWISDASAAALDEATVHFQEEFGTIQNEQ; from the coding sequence GTGTCGGTGAATCGCAACTCGTGGAAACTGGGGCAGCTAATGCAGCGCATGGGGGCAGGCGCGATCGCCGCGCTGTCGGTGACCTTCTCTACAGCTACGCCAGCACATGCCGCTGAAGAAATTCGCGTTTTTTACGGACTGCTGGGAATTTCTTTGCAGATTGACTCGCTCGAACGGTATGCCGAGACTGGCGAAATCGACCGACAACTGGGTTTTTACTTATCGCGTGTCGACGAAGAGAAACAGGGACTCTTCCGGTTGGCACTGACCGAAACTAGGGACGACCTCGATCCCCTGCCACTTTATCGCTTCTTCAACACGCCAACCGGAGAAGCACTCTTGACTCAGGTCGGCACCTTGGTGAATATTCCCGGGGGCATCAACGGCATTCACGCCTTACGTGCAGCAATCGTGGGCGCAGCCCTGTCTGATGAAGGCTTGACCTTGCTCAACGCCCTGCGCCGTTTCCCTACGGATATCGAAATCGATGCCAAAGGTTTGTTCAAAGCTGCCGATCGCGTGGAGCTGCTAGCCAAAGGAACCGAGTTCGCCGTCAATGTCATGCGTGATTTGTCCCAGGCAGAGGCCGCTGCCGGCCCGAGCGTAGACTTTGACACCCTGCCAGACATTCGCCAGGATGGCGATCGCGGCGTCGTTGCCGACAAAGTTGTCCTGCGCGATGAGTCGCGCGATCGCGAGTTCTATGTACTGACATACCGCCCGCAACGCTGGCGCAACGGCGAAACACCGGTTGTCGTCATGTCCCACGGGTTAGCCTCCAACCCGGAAAGCTTCGACCGCCACGCACGTTTTCTGGCAAGCCACGGTTACTTTGTTGCCGTTCCGCAGCATCCCGGCAGTGACTCTATCCAAGCTCAAGCCCTACTGGGTGGATACTCGCGCGTCGTTTACGAACTGAACGAGTTCATCGACCGCCCCGCTGATGTCAGCTTCGTGCTCGACGAACTCGAGCGGCGAAATGCCAGCGAGTTCGGCGGTCGCTTGAATCTCGAACGCGTTGCTGCCTTCGGACATTCCTTCGGCGGCTACACGGTTCTAGCCCTCGGGGGGGCAACTATCAACTTCGACCAATTGGACATCGACTGCGGACCGAGCTTCGGTCCAAATGTGTCCTTACTCCTGCAATGTCGCGCGCTGGATTTGCCCCGTGAAGAGTACGACTTCCGCGATCCGCGCATCGCGGCGGTTGCGGCCTTAAATCCGGTCATGGGCGTCATCCTCGGCAGAACTGGTTTGGAAAAGGTTCAGACGCCGGTTGTGATTTTTTCGGGCAGTTACGATCCGGCGACGCCAGCCGCACTCGAGCAAATCAGCACGTTCTCATTTTTCCCAGAGACAGTCCCCTCATATCTCGGACTGATCGAAGGCCAAGCACACGTGGATCTCTCGGAGGTGGATGCAGGGGTTGCCGAGGCGATTGAAGCCGCTCCCTTTGTAACGTTGCCGTCGCCAGATCTTCTCGATAACTACACCCACTCGATGAGCCTAGCCTTCCTGGAAGTTCATCTACTTGATAACCAGGGGTTTCTGTCTTATCTGTCGTCTGCTTACGCCACCTACATCAGCCAGTCACCTAAGAAGCTGCTCTGGATTAGCGATGCCTCAGCAGCAGCGTTAGATGAAGCAACCGTCCATTTTCAAGAGGAGTTCGGCACGATCCAGAACGAGCAATAG
- a CDS encoding class I SAM-dependent methyltransferase, whose amino-acid sequence MAGKPTFFPPVFLGLAGLLGLYGAIAGGWSSCLDCRSGCAGLSRSSIHKNLLLPGACGWSALGCNHSQVIASCYGIVVANRYNTGESFGSAEIAIVATGKDTLWDRFLKPIATTLIDGEAIHRQYAGWDWDAARDRFSRPDLEYPEYYRTQNFHGIAGGYLTADAAITYDPVTHYALPPNEDWIRADAVRAVGGSPRAILDLGCGTGSTTLLFKRAFPKATVLGLDLSPFMLAVADDKARRANLTIRWQHGLAEATGLPPNEFDLVTASLLFHETPASATKAILREAFRLLRPNGQFLTLDGNQVTLRTFTWLTEIFEEPYICDYAAGTLDDWLQSTGFEAVRTQPLWGLHQVSSARKPLVTNVARSRSASYPANESPAAVPARSGSLERPVTNP is encoded by the coding sequence TTGGCGGGGAAACCGACCTTCTTCCCGCCAGTGTTTTTGGGGTTGGCAGGATTGCTGGGATTGTATGGCGCGATCGCTGGCGGCTGGAGTAGCTGCTTGGACTGCCGGTCGGGCTGCGCTGGATTGTCGCGTTCGTCTATCCATAAGAATTTGTTGCTGCCGGGTGCTTGCGGATGGAGCGCACTTGGATGCAATCATTCACAAGTCATCGCGAGCTGTTATGGAATAGTTGTTGCGAATCGTTACAATACGGGCGAGTCATTTGGCAGTGCGGAGATAGCAATCGTGGCAACTGGTAAAGACACGCTCTGGGACCGCTTTCTAAAGCCCATCGCAACTACGCTCATCGATGGCGAAGCTATCCACCGACAATACGCAGGGTGGGATTGGGACGCCGCCCGCGATCGCTTTTCCCGCCCGGATCTGGAGTATCCGGAGTACTACCGCACCCAGAATTTCCACGGCATCGCCGGCGGTTACCTGACTGCCGATGCTGCTATTACCTACGATCCGGTAACGCATTACGCTCTGCCGCCCAACGAAGATTGGATTCGCGCCGATGCCGTTCGCGCCGTTGGCGGCTCTCCGCGCGCGATCCTCGATCTCGGCTGCGGCACCGGTTCGACCACGCTGCTGTTCAAGCGCGCCTTCCCCAAAGCAACCGTTCTCGGGTTAGACCTCTCGCCGTTCATGCTGGCTGTCGCCGACGATAAAGCTCGTCGGGCGAACCTAACCATCCGCTGGCAGCACGGCTTAGCCGAAGCAACAGGTTTGCCGCCCAACGAATTCGATCTCGTGACTGCCTCGCTGTTGTTCCACGAAACCCCGGCATCGGCAACCAAAGCAATCCTGCGCGAAGCCTTCCGCCTTCTGCGACCTAACGGACAATTCCTAACACTGGACGGCAATCAAGTCACTTTGCGGACGTTCACTTGGCTGACAGAAATCTTTGAAGAGCCCTATATCTGCGATTATGCTGCCGGCACTCTGGATGATTGGTTGCAGTCAACGGGTTTTGAAGCCGTGCGGACCCAACCGTTGTGGGGACTGCACCAAGTTAGTAGCGCTCGCAAGCCCCTAGTCACGAACGTTGCGCGATCGCGATCGGCAAGCTACCCTGCGAATGAGTCGCCGGCTGCAGTACCCGCCCGATCGGGTTCGCTCGAACGCCCCGTTACGAATCCATGA
- a CDS encoding HAD family hydrolase: MSLKALLFDFNGTIVDDDSIRRELIADILLGENLRPSVKDYDALCQGRSDRACLRAILGDRGRVVEDAYLDKLLAGHSTAYRQRLDTLEQLPIYAGTGEFVNQLWAAGLVMAIVTSSTRTDVDYLLERAKLAEPFDAIVTADDLDTGKLVPDAYLLAIERLNRHYPDLGLQPHDCLAVEGTPVGIAAARQAGIQVVGVAHAYPLHMIQRQADWAVDRLGELELERVKQVFAKGTVGKLA; the protein is encoded by the coding sequence ATGAGCCTTAAAGCCCTCCTCTTCGACTTCAACGGCACGATCGTTGATGACGACTCTATCCGCCGCGAGCTAATCGCCGATATCTTACTCGGCGAGAACCTGAGACCGTCGGTTAAGGATTACGATGCCCTGTGCCAAGGGCGATCTGACCGAGCTTGCTTGCGCGCCATCCTTGGCGACCGCGGCCGCGTTGTAGAGGATGCCTATCTCGACAAGTTGCTGGCAGGTCACTCCACCGCTTACCGCCAGCGCCTGGACACCCTCGAACAGCTGCCGATTTATGCGGGGACTGGTGAGTTCGTCAACCAGTTGTGGGCGGCCGGGCTGGTTATGGCGATCGTAACCAGCTCCACTCGGACCGATGTGGATTATTTGCTGGAGCGCGCCAAGCTCGCCGAGCCGTTCGACGCGATCGTGACGGCTGACGACCTCGATACTGGGAAACTCGTTCCCGATGCGTACCTGTTGGCGATCGAACGCCTCAACCGACATTACCCAGACCTCGGGTTGCAACCACACGACTGCTTGGCGGTTGAAGGAACGCCTGTCGGTATTGCAGCCGCGCGGCAGGCAGGCATCCAGGTTGTTGGCGTCGCCCATGCCTATCCGCTGCACATGATCCAGCGCCAAGCCGATTGGGCTGTCGATCGCCTCGGCGAGTTAGAACTCGAGCGCGTGAAGCAAGTATTCGCCAAGGGTACGGTTGGCAAGCTAGCATAG
- a CDS encoding DUF561 domain-containing protein — MLHPGLQAAFARRNALKIISGLNNFNGDRVAAVARAAAAGGATFVDIAASPELVRRARQACDLPICTSAVEPEAFVAAVAAGADLIEIGNFDCFYAQGRRFEAEEVLALTRATRALLPQVMLSVTVPHVLPLDAQVQLAEDLVRAGADVIQTEGGTSSQPAHGGVLGAIEKAAPTLAAAHCISRAVDVPVLCASGLTDVTAPLAIAAGAAGIGVGSAVNRLNSKVAMVAAVRSLVAALESSAVAPAIA, encoded by the coding sequence ATGCTTCATCCCGGACTTCAAGCGGCATTTGCCCGTCGCAACGCGCTCAAAATCATCAGCGGATTGAATAACTTCAACGGCGATCGCGTTGCGGCCGTTGCCCGTGCAGCAGCGGCTGGCGGTGCCACCTTTGTCGACATCGCCGCCTCGCCTGAGTTGGTCCGTCGCGCACGCCAAGCCTGCGATTTGCCCATTTGCACGTCGGCAGTCGAACCGGAGGCATTTGTTGCTGCTGTAGCGGCCGGTGCCGACCTGATCGAAATCGGTAACTTCGACTGTTTCTACGCCCAAGGGCGACGCTTTGAAGCCGAGGAAGTGCTGGCGCTGACCCGCGCCACGCGGGCGCTGTTACCGCAAGTGATGCTTTCCGTGACGGTACCCCACGTGCTGCCGCTGGACGCCCAAGTACAGTTAGCTGAAGACCTCGTCCGCGCCGGTGCCGACGTCATCCAAACTGAAGGCGGTACCAGCAGTCAGCCGGCCCACGGCGGCGTTCTAGGCGCGATAGAAAAGGCGGCTCCGACACTAGCAGCCGCCCACTGCATCTCCCGCGCCGTAGACGTACCAGTCCTCTGCGCGTCGGGTCTGACGGACGTGACGGCACCGCTGGCGATCGCGGCCGGTGCGGCTGGCATCGGTGTCGGGTCGGCAGTCAATCGCCTCAACAGCAAAGTTGCGATGGTCGCAGCGGTTCGCAGTCTCGTTGCTGCATTGGAGTCATCGGCAGTTGCTCCCGCGATCGCCTAG
- a CDS encoding DUF6439 family protein produces MTNLAQSDTARDTGIAADAGPLGAEAIARTLAEQLAIAPQDWHRLKSNRRARAAEQAAAALVYLLGDRPEEAIPRLQQAIGWLDRSISAPPCPTHGPASDAGERSQS; encoded by the coding sequence ATGACGAATTTAGCGCAATCCGATACCGCTCGCGACACTGGTATTGCCGCCGATGCAGGGCCGTTGGGCGCGGAGGCGATCGCCCGCACCCTAGCCGAACAGCTGGCGATCGCGCCGCAAGATTGGCACCGGCTTAAGTCCAACCGCCGCGCCCGTGCTGCCGAACAGGCTGCAGCAGCGTTGGTTTATTTGCTCGGCGATCGCCCCGAGGAAGCCATCCCGCGCTTGCAACAGGCAATTGGCTGGCTCGACCGCTCCATTTCTGCACCGCCCTGCCCGACCCACGGCCCCGCCTCGGACGCTGGCGAAAGGTCTCAATCGTAG
- a CDS encoding sensor histidine kinase, whose amino-acid sequence MDTYLPPAKCDRLLVVDDAPDNLLLVESILEEEGYEIATAENGRIALDMVAQAPPDLILLDVMMPEMDGFEVTRRLRQDVSLPFIPILLITAYDQPSVVQGLDSGADDFIRKPVEVDELLARVRSLLRLKHSVDERDEIARQRADFVSRLTHDLRTPLVAADRMLELFQQGALGELSPTMNEALQTMARSNRNLLDMVNTLLEVYRHEAGRKTLNFMAVDARAVLQEVLEELMPLVREKHLALECNLGTFNAFVEADRLELRRAFSNLVGNAIKFTDSGSISISLRTETIAGPTWIAADVRDTGPGISPEEQVHLFERFRQGQHGRSGSGLGLHLSQRILSAHGGEIEVESELGKGSCFTARLPAARADEASTAA is encoded by the coding sequence GTGGATACTTACTTGCCACCTGCCAAATGCGATCGCCTCCTCGTGGTCGATGACGCTCCCGATAACCTGCTGCTAGTCGAAAGCATCTTGGAAGAAGAAGGCTACGAGATCGCTACTGCGGAAAACGGGCGCATTGCACTCGACATGGTGGCGCAGGCTCCGCCGGATTTGATCCTGCTTGACGTAATGATGCCGGAAATGGATGGCTTTGAAGTCACGCGGCGATTGCGCCAGGATGTCAGCTTGCCATTCATTCCCATTTTGTTGATCACCGCCTACGACCAGCCTAGCGTCGTGCAGGGATTGGACAGCGGTGCCGACGATTTTATTCGCAAGCCTGTTGAAGTGGACGAGTTGCTCGCACGCGTGCGCTCGCTCTTGCGCTTGAAGCACAGCGTTGACGAACGGGACGAGATCGCGCGCCAGCGGGCCGATTTTGTTTCCCGTCTGACCCACGACCTGCGCACGCCTTTGGTTGCAGCCGATCGCATGCTCGAACTGTTCCAGCAAGGTGCCCTCGGCGAACTGTCACCGACCATGAACGAGGCGCTGCAAACAATGGCGCGCAGCAATCGTAACTTGCTTGACATGGTCAACACCCTCTTAGAGGTTTACCGCCATGAAGCCGGTCGCAAGACGTTGAATTTTATGGCGGTTGACGCGCGCGCGGTGTTGCAGGAAGTTTTGGAAGAGTTGATGCCGCTGGTCCGCGAAAAGCACCTCGCACTTGAGTGCAATCTCGGGACCTTCAATGCGTTCGTTGAAGCCGATCGCCTAGAGTTGCGGCGCGCGTTTTCCAATTTGGTGGGCAATGCGATCAAGTTCACCGACAGCGGCTCGATCTCGATCTCGCTGCGAACTGAGACGATTGCAGGGCCAACCTGGATTGCAGCAGACGTGCGCGATACAGGTCCGGGCATTTCCCCAGAAGAACAAGTTCATTTGTTCGAGCGCTTTCGTCAGGGCCAGCACGGACGCTCTGGTAGCGGTTTGGGGTTGCATTTATCCCAACGCATCCTGTCCGCACACGGCGGTGAGATTGAGGTGGAATCGGAGTTGGGGAAAGGCAGTTGCTTCACGGCACGCCTGCCTGCAGCACGTGCGGATGAAGCTTCAACGGCGGCGTAA